In Bradyrhizobium sp. 1(2017), one DNA window encodes the following:
- a CDS encoding alpha/beta fold hydrolase has translation MSGPTQRTIKANGISLNVAEQGKGPMVLLCHGFPEGWYSWRHQLEALAAAGFHAVAPDMRGYGKSDRPEAVDQYTVFHMVGDLVGTLDAFSVSEAVIVGHDWGAAIAWHAARLRPDRFRAASILSVPYRPRGPVAPTSVMPHTVDAQFYQLYFQEPGVAEAEFERDPRATLAAMLYGGSGDGVMAIRANAERQGRTVGVGMVPRKDGMLPKMQVPLPSWLSAADLDVYAAEFARSGFRGPLNYYRNVDRNWELMAAFEGVKVNVPTLFIAGDHDMVLAFPGAAEHLANMKQFVPQLREIKMLPGCGHWTQQERPQEVNAAIIEFLRSLPN, from the coding sequence ATGAGCGGGCCGACGCAGCGGACGATCAAGGCCAACGGCATCAGCCTCAACGTCGCGGAGCAAGGCAAGGGGCCGATGGTGCTGCTCTGCCACGGCTTTCCGGAAGGCTGGTACTCATGGCGCCACCAGCTCGAGGCGCTGGCGGCGGCCGGCTTCCATGCGGTTGCGCCCGACATGCGCGGCTACGGCAAGAGCGACCGGCCCGAGGCGGTCGACCAGTACACGGTCTTCCACATGGTCGGCGACCTCGTCGGCACACTCGACGCCTTCTCGGTGAGCGAGGCCGTCATCGTCGGCCATGACTGGGGCGCGGCCATCGCCTGGCACGCCGCGCGCCTGCGTCCCGATCGCTTCCGCGCCGCCTCCATCCTCAGCGTTCCCTATCGCCCGCGCGGTCCGGTGGCGCCGACCAGCGTCATGCCACACACGGTCGATGCGCAGTTCTACCAGTTGTACTTCCAGGAGCCGGGCGTTGCCGAGGCCGAGTTCGAACGGGATCCGCGAGCCACATTGGCCGCGATGCTCTACGGCGGTTCAGGCGACGGAGTGATGGCGATCCGCGCCAATGCCGAACGTCAGGGGCGGACCGTCGGCGTCGGCATGGTCCCGCGCAAGGACGGCATGTTGCCGAAGATGCAGGTGCCGCTGCCGTCATGGCTGAGCGCCGCCGATCTCGACGTTTACGCCGCCGAGTTTGCCCGCAGCGGTTTCCGTGGCCCGCTGAACTATTACCGCAACGTCGATCGCAATTGGGAATTGATGGCCGCATTCGAGGGCGTGAAGGTGAACGTGCCCACGCTGTTCATCGCCGGCGACCACGACATGGTCCTCGCCTTCCCCGGTGCCGCCGAGCACCTCGCCAATATGAAGCAGTTTGTGCCGCAACTGCGCGAGATCAAGATGCTGCCCGGCTGCGGACACTGGACGCAGCAGGAACGACCGCAGGAGGTGAACGCCGCGATCATCGAGTTCTTGCGGAGCCTGCCGAACTAG
- a CDS encoding methylated-DNA--[protein]-cysteine S-methyltransferase, with product MVGRAYAIFDTAIGRCGIVWSSTGVVCVQLPEAREIDTRRRIFAVHPEAREQRPSESADLAIEGITGLLQGGDPDFSEVSLDAGGVPGFSRRVYEYTCTIPRGETRTYHEIAKALGASGAAYSVAQAIAKNPYMLIVPCHRVLEAGNYADRLSPYGGVISKRRLLALEGAHPIASKTLFEVLLPVAPPRAPS from the coding sequence ATGGTGGGGCGTGCTTACGCGATATTCGACACGGCGATCGGCCGCTGCGGCATCGTCTGGAGCAGCACTGGCGTGGTTTGCGTGCAATTGCCGGAGGCGCGGGAGATCGACACCCGCCGCCGGATCTTTGCGGTGCATCCCGAGGCGCGCGAGCAGCGGCCGTCCGAAAGTGCCGACCTTGCCATCGAGGGCATCACAGGCCTGCTGCAAGGCGGCGACCCCGATTTTTCCGAGGTCAGCCTGGATGCTGGCGGCGTGCCCGGCTTCAGCCGGCGTGTCTATGAGTACACCTGCACGATCCCGCGCGGGGAGACGCGCACCTATCACGAGATCGCCAAGGCGCTCGGCGCCTCCGGCGCAGCGTATTCGGTGGCGCAGGCGATCGCCAAAAATCCCTACATGCTGATCGTGCCCTGCCACCGGGTGCTGGAGGCCGGCAATTATGCCGACCGGCTCTCGCCTTACGGCGGGGTGATCTCCAAGCGGCGGCTGCTGGCGCTCGAGGGCGCCCATCCGATCGCCAGCAAGACGCTGTTCGAGGTGCTGCTGCCCGTTGCTCCGCCGCGCGCGCCCAGCTAA
- a CDS encoding helix-turn-helix domain-containing protein codes for MDATTLLTTRSMIVSEFRCDAGPEDTPFAECRTGHSIAYVRSGSFGCHCRAGFFELVAGSMLVGAPGEEYTCTHEHVSGDVCLSFFLSDGLVDALGGRREVWQVGATPPLPELMVLGELAQTAADGNSDLGLDEIGHILAGRFVDVASGKTRKQTPPTARDRRRAVEAALWIDDHSQSEVDLEQAARQVGLSPFHFLRLFSSVLGVTPHQYLVRSRLRRAARLLADEDIAVTDVAYDVGFGDLSNFVRTFHRAAGVSPTKFRQASKGERGIFGERLVLN; via the coding sequence ATGGACGCGACCACGCTGCTGACGACACGTTCGATGATCGTCTCCGAGTTTCGCTGCGATGCGGGACCGGAGGACACGCCGTTTGCGGAGTGCCGCACCGGCCATTCCATCGCCTATGTCCGCTCGGGCAGCTTTGGCTGCCATTGCCGCGCCGGCTTCTTCGAGCTGGTGGCGGGCTCGATGCTGGTCGGCGCCCCCGGCGAGGAATACACCTGCACGCATGAGCACGTGTCCGGCGACGTCTGCCTGTCCTTCTTCCTGAGTGACGGGCTGGTCGATGCTCTCGGCGGACGTCGCGAGGTCTGGCAGGTCGGCGCGACGCCGCCGCTGCCCGAGCTGATGGTGCTCGGCGAACTCGCCCAGACGGCGGCAGATGGCAACAGCGATCTCGGCCTCGACGAAATCGGCCACATCCTGGCCGGCCGTTTCGTCGACGTCGCCTCGGGCAAGACACGCAAGCAGACGCCGCCGACCGCGCGCGACCGCCGGCGCGCGGTGGAAGCTGCGCTGTGGATCGACGACCATTCGCAATCCGAGGTCGATCTGGAACAGGCCGCGCGGCAGGTGGGCCTCAGTCCGTTTCATTTCCTGCGACTGTTCTCGAGCGTGCTCGGCGTCACGCCGCATCAATATCTGGTGCGCTCGCGGTTACGGCGCGCCGCGCGGCTGCTCGCTGACGAGGATATCGCAGTCACCGACGTCGCCTATGACGTCGGCTTCGGCGATCTCTCCAACTTCGTCCGCACCTTCCATCGCGCCGCCGGCGTGTCGCCGACCAAGTTTCGCCAGGCCTCGAAAGGCGAGCGCGGAATCTTCGGGGAACGCCTCGTCCTCAACTGA
- a CDS encoding VOC family protein: MYDHIGLRVADLDAATRFYTAVLAPLGHVLCSSGDGYAGFGPKGEPALWLHLNRGRKADGVHVAFRAKDHDAVKAFHSAGLKSGGRDNGGAGPRKDYSPTYYAAFLIDPDGNNVEAVCS; the protein is encoded by the coding sequence ATGTACGACCACATCGGACTTCGCGTTGCCGACCTCGACGCCGCGACGCGATTCTACACCGCAGTGCTGGCGCCGCTGGGCCATGTGCTGTGCTCGAGCGGCGACGGCTATGCCGGCTTCGGCCCGAAGGGCGAGCCCGCACTCTGGCTGCATCTCAACAGGGGCCGGAAGGCCGACGGCGTCCACGTCGCGTTCCGCGCCAAGGACCATGACGCGGTGAAGGCCTTTCACAGCGCGGGCCTGAAGAGCGGCGGCCGCGACAATGGCGGCGCGGGTCCGCGCAAGGATTACAGCCCGACCTATTATGCGGCATTCCTGATCGATCCCGACGGCAACAATGTCGAGGCGGTGTGCAGCTGA
- a CDS encoding SRPBCC family protein — protein MASIHNDIPLPASAHDVWEAVRDFGALHQRLVPGFVTACTLDGDARIVTFANGSVAREVLVDCDDARRRLVYAISNERLKHYSASVQVVADGETRCRLVWTIDMLPNELAPYVQGQTKEAVAAIHNAFPPAA, from the coding sequence ATGGCCTCCATCCACAACGACATCCCCCTCCCCGCCTCCGCGCACGACGTCTGGGAGGCGGTGCGCGATTTCGGCGCGCTGCATCAGCGGCTGGTGCCGGGCTTCGTCACCGCCTGCACCCTCGACGGCGATGCGCGCATCGTCACCTTCGCCAACGGCTCGGTGGCGCGCGAGGTGCTGGTCGATTGCGACGATGCGCGACGGCGCCTCGTCTATGCCATCAGCAACGAGCGACTGAAGCACTACAGCGCTTCGGTGCAGGTGGTTGCCGACGGTGAGACGCGGTGCCGCCTGGTCTGGACCATCGACATGTTGCCGAACGAGCTTGCGCCCTATGTTCAGGGGCAGACGAAGGAGGCCGTGGCCGCGATACACAACGCGTTTCCGCCGGCGGCTTGA